Below is a genomic region from Eupeodes corollae chromosome 1, idEupCoro1.1, whole genome shotgun sequence.
CTGCATTGGAGATCCATTGTCGACTTTGTCAATTCCATCACTTGGTGCACCACCGCCCAAAAGTGTATTGATAATCTtcaaacctaaaataaaaaaaatcatcaaatatttGTCGCCATAAAGTGTATGTGCATGTGTGCagttatttttttcatgaacTTTTCTTACCAACTGAAATAACATTAGCCCATGGTGATTGTCCAAAGCCTCCAACATTATCAACATCATCAGATTTATTTGGCCCAACTAATGCACCACCACCTGCTGCACCAccattaaagaacatttgtaaaaatgtcGATAACATATTTGACCATGTAAAACTTGCACCATTACCCTCGGGCAATTGATTGGCCTCAATATCGTTCTCCACATCATCGAGTTCTACTTTCTTCGAGTGATTTGGCTTGACGGCAAATTTTCTAGAatcttgctgttgttgttggtactgtggctgttgctgttgctggtcAGCACGATATACAGGTGCTAATTGATTTGATGGCTCTGGTTgaatttgtgttgaaaaatcCATGCGACGTGGCATAATCATTTCTGTTTGTGGATATGCAAATGTCATCATTGTGCAGTGGACAATGAGAATGGTAAGATAGGTCCATCCGGTAAGTTGTCTTTGATTAATCATTCTGttgaggaaaataaaatataaataaataaataaaaaaaaatgtgaaacagAATAATTATCGTATAGTTGTAAAATTAGTCAAAATTAcgttttaacataaaaataaccaagatataaatttattaaagttcCTGCATCAGCTCTTTCGTTTTCtgagacaaatttattttagtagacaattaacttttaatgcaaccttaaacaatttaaaataagaaaaagaagaagaattttaaaaaaaacattaaaaaccatAACTAATTTTGTGCACATAATGAGCCTCTTTGCATATATGAAACCTTCATAATCTCTTGCACATAATTTCGTTGAATTATGTACATTGCGGGCAATGAACACAAGAAACaccaattaaataatttatgagGCGAAAACATCTAACTACATAactttaaagaagaagaaatggaaCACAAGACAAACATTTAATTATCCATCTCACGTTTTCATATAAAGTTGTCTAAGAAGGCACCTCTACCTACCTCTTTCTGCATAATATTTAAGTTGCTTGCACCCAACCGGCTAGTTGCGGTGCGGTCGCGGCTGCGGTACAAGGCAGTGTCGGCGGCAAATAGCATATAGAATCTCATTATAAAACTTCATGAGTCCGCATTATAATGCTGCCAATATGGATAAGACCCAAAATGTTAATGACTTGCAAATCACAAATAAACGCTCTCGTAATGGAATATCTTCCTACATACGTGCAAACACATACCTATATACTGGCATACATGTACTTGTATAAGGGAACCCCTGACCTATGCAACAccatcaaaagaaataaaagcagTCATATGAAAGACTTCCTGAAAAACTTGTCCAATCCGTTGGATTACCTTTCGTTACACTTAATCGACAGATACTTGGATTGTGTTCATAGAACCTGAACCCACGGAGAATTTTTACAATCACACTTAGAATAAGATgagaaaagaaaattagaaatgaaaacaggTAGCTCAATgcacaaattcaattcaatgctagaaaaaaatatatatacaccAATTGCATGTCTATATACACTATAAGTTccgttaaattaataataacttaGCCATAGACACACAATATGAAATCTAAAAAGATGTGCTTCCATACGAGTTGAGCATATGGCTTCTACTCCGATATACCTGTTGGTATGCTTACGCCATCCATAGCCAGACAAAAGTCATTGGACCTGCATGTGCTGAAGAAACACCTATGAGTATACACCAAAAGACATAACATAAAAGCGGAATGGTAAGAACTTCTCCATTGCCACAGTCGTGATGAGAAAAAATGTGCACAGCAAATTAGTTGTTGGtctagtttttattgtttgttcttAATGCGTGCGGAAAGACATAATTTCtatgaaatttattaatatgcacataaatgatataaaatggTGACCTAGTTCTATGTGGGATTTGTGTTGATCCTAAGCTCAAAAGCCACAAAAATGAAAGTGGCTATAGGTAAAGA
It encodes:
- the LOC129939986 gene encoding uncharacterized protein LOC129939986 isoform X1 yields the protein MINQRQLTGWTYLTILIVHCTMMTFAYPQTEMIMPRRMDFSTQIQPEPSNQLAPVYRADQQQQQPQYQQQQQDSRKFAVKPNHSKKVELDDVENDIEANQLPEGNGASFTWSNMLSTFLQMFFNGGAAGGGALVGPNKSDDVDNVGGFGQSPWANVISVGLKIINTLLGGGAPSDGIDKVDNGSPMQGILAAVLSSVLGTKDPEQVNSMAKQAGEFINIVMNLLDALKTSFSHRSLAARSIGKRDSMSDATVAGISMLKGYVRTYRNAEDKCMQKYICDANTECVKEIGGTSIFCQLGTYATSLILERTSGSQFENLYDAGKRGRSGLDCSQLFLECNEV
- the LOC129939986 gene encoding uncharacterized protein LOC129939986 isoform X2 — protein: MINQRQLTGWTYLTILIVHCTMMTFAYPQTEMIMPRRMDFSTQIQPEPSNQLAPVYRADQQQQQPQYQQQQQDSRKFAVKPNHSKKVELDDVENDIEANQLPEGNGASFTWSNMLSTFLQMFFNGGAAGGGALVGPNKSDDVDNVGGFGQSPWANVISVGLKIINTLLGGGAPSDGIDKVDNGSPMQFINIVMNLLDALKTSFSHRSLAARSIGKRDSMSDATVAGISMLKGYVRTYRNAEDKCMQKYICDANTECVKEIGGTSIFCQLGTYATSLILERTSGSQFENLYDAGKRGRSGLDCSQLFLECNEV